GCCGTTGTCTGTGCGGGCTCTTTCATTCTGATGCACATGGGTCGCCCTTGGTTGGCTCACTGGGCGCTACCTCTTCCCAATACCTACGGCCCGTTATGGGTGAATTTTAACTCGCCGTTGGTATGGGACGTATTCGCCATCAGTACTTATCTGACGGTGTCTTTGGTGTTCTGGTATATCGGCCTTATCCCTGATTTGGCCACTATCCGCGAGCGTGCCAAAGCCGCAGGCCGCCCCATCTCTGCTTTCGTATATGGCTTGCTCAGCTTTGGCTGGGATGGCTCCGCCAAGACTTGGGCGCGCTACGAAATGGTTGCGCTGGTGTTGGCTGGTTTGTCTACGCCGCTCGTACTTTCAGTACACACTATCGTAAGCTTTGACTTTGCCACTTCCTTAATTCCAGGATGGCACACGACTATCTTCCCGCCATACTTCGTAGCCGGAGCGATTTTCTCAGGTTTTGCGATGGTATTGACCCTGATGCTCATTACCCGATATGTATTCAAGCTTCAGCCATATATTACTTTGGCACACATCGAGTCGATGAATAAAATCATCCTCTTGACAGGCTCTATCGTAGGTATTGCATACTTGACCGAGTTCTTTATAGCTTGGTACTCAGGAGTAGAGTATGAGCGATATGCCTTTATCAACCGTGCTTTTGGGCCTTATTGGTGGGCTTACTGGTCTATGATGACTTGCAACGTAATTTCTCCACAGTTCTTCTGGTTCCGCTCAATGCGCCGCAATATTTATGTAACCTTTGGGCTTTCTATTGTGGTGAATATCGGAATGTGGTTTGAGCGTTTCGTAATTATTGTAACCTCACTACACCGCGACTTCTTGCCTTCAAGCTGGACGATGTTCTACCCTACTTATGTAGACGTTGGCGATTATATCTTCTCCTTTGGCCTATTCTTTACGCTCTTCTTCCTGTTTGCGAAGTTTTTGCCAATGATTAACATGGCCGAAGTAAAGACTGTTCTTGCATCTTCTAACGAAGCTATTCGTGAAAAAGGCTTGATTGAGGTGGCTGAAGAAGCTAAAGTAGCCACCAACGCTTAAGGTATCAATTGACAACGCATAAACATTCGTAAAGCAATGGCAGACAATAGCAATAAAAAATTTTTGGTAGGCATTTTCAATGATGAGAATGTCTTGCTCAAGGCTGTGAAGCAACTCAAAGCCAAGAGTGTAAAGATACACGATGTGTATACGCCGTACCCTGTTCACAACTTGGACATTTATTTGGGTTACAAGCGCTCGCGCTTGTCCAAAGCCGCCTTCTTGTTTGGCGCAACCGGAACTACCTTGGCCATATTGATGCAAGTATATATGCTCAGTATTGACTGGCCGATGATTGTAGGTGGTAAGAACTTCGTGGCCGCTCCTACGATGGTACCAGTAACTTTCGAGTTTACCGTATTGTGTGCAGCTCTTGGTATGGTGGGTACATTTTTGATTTCTAATGGCCTAGGCCCCGGAAAACAAGCGTTTATGTTTGACCCCCGCAGCACTGACGACAAGTTTGTCATGGCTATTGAAGTTGGCAAAAATGTGCTTTCAGAAACAGAATTAGAAGCTGCTTTGAAAGAACACGGCGCTGAAGCTGTAAACACCAAAGAAGTTTTAACCAAAAAACACTAATCATTAGAGACTGCAACTGTTGATATTGACTATGAAAACATCAAACTTGCTTGTATGTACCATCGCACTCATCGGGCTGGCGCTTAGCGCCTGCTCCAAAGACCCCAACCATCCGGGTCAGGAGTTTGCTCCACAGATGTATGTGTCTGGTGCTTACGAACCATTTACCCAAGTAGAAGCCAACCCTGCCAATACCATCAAGGGAGAGGCATTGAAGCACAATCTACGCCCCACAGTACCCAATACCATTGCCCGACGCGATAACCGCAACGGCGTTTATGGAGAAGATGGCCGTATCAAAGATTTGCTTTGGTATGCTAATATACCCGCAGACGACTATGAGCGCGCAGCCAAGGAGCTGACCAATCCTTTGAAGCCTACCGATAAGGTACTGGCCGACGGAAAGCGCCTCTATACTTCTTATTGTGCGCCTTGCCATGGCGCTACCGGCGCCGGTGACGGCAAAGTAGCAGAGCGATACAAAGGTGTCGCCAACTTAGAAGGTATTACCAAAAGCAACGGCCATATCTTCCACGTTATCACACACGGCAAAGGCCGTATGTGGCCACATGCCTCACTCATTACTCCGCTGGATCGCTGGAAAATTGTTCACTATGTGAATCAATTGCAAGGGGTAGACGCAAAAACAGATGAGGATAAGGCCGATGATAAGCAAGACGGAACGGAAAAAGCCGATGACAAAAAAGAGGCTGAAACCACCAATACCGTTGCGCAGCGATAATTCACCTTACTAATCCAACATTTTTTGTAGAATCAAAAAAGCACTAATCATGGCAGAAGCACACGTTTCTATCGAAAACGAAAAACAATATACCTTTACGCCGGAGCTGCGCAAGAAACTCCTTCTGGGGATGGCTGTGGGTGCAGGCTTGTTTATATTGGGAGTTATCCTAATGGCAATCTTCGGCCTAAAACATCCCGGAGATGCGCACCACGCCCTCGGCGGCGGCGGCGATGGCCACGGCTTCCATTGGTCTAAGCGTGTATTTGCCAACCTTTGGCTACACGGTGTCCTCTTTACAGGAATCTCTTTGGTTGGAGTGTTCTTTGTGGCTGTCAATTATGTAGCCTATGCAGGCTGGGTAACAACCTTGCGCCGCATCCCTGAGACCTTCGGCTACTTCCTGCCCTTTACAGGAGCATTGCTTTTGATAATGTTTTTTGTGGCAGGCCACGATCTTTTCCACTGGACACACAAGGAGCTGTACGAAGTAGGTGGAGAGCATTACGATGCCATCATCGCAGGCAAACGCCCTTATCTCAATACGCCCTTCTTCTTAATCCGCATGGTGATTTATTTTGCGGCTTGGTACTTACTCTTTATGATTATCCGCCGCAACTCACTGGCCGAAGACCAACTTCAAATCCAAGACTTTAGCGAAGGCAGCACCAAGTTCTACAACAAGAACGTGTATATGTCTGCCGTATTCTTGGTAATCTTTGGTGTTACAAGCTCTACTTCGGCTTGGGACTGGGTGATGTCTATCGATACACACTGGTTCAGCACCATGTTTGGTTGGTATGTATTTGCCAGCTGGTTTGTAACCGGGTTGGCCGTAATTACCTTGACAGTGGTATTCTTGAAAGAAGCTGGCTACCTCAATGTAGTCAAAGAAGACCACCTACATGACTTGGGTAAATTTATGTTTGCCTTCAGTATTTTCTGGACATACATCTGGTTCTGCCAGTTCTTGTTATATTACTACGCCAACATTCCCGAGGAAGCGATTTACTTCCATGAGCGCCTCGTGTTGCACAACGGCGTATACAACCCTGTATTCTTTGGCGCGCTTGCCCTCAACTTCATTGTTCCATTCTTGGGCTTGATGACACGCAACGCCAAGCGTAAGATGACCTTGTTGAAAATTATCGCCGGAGCAATTCTGATTGGCCACTGGTTGGACTTCTACATCATGATTATGCCCGGTACAGTAGGGCCTTATGCCAACTTTGGCTTGGTAGAATTGGGTTGCATCTTGATGTTTGGCTGTGGCTTTGCCTTTGTAGTAGCCACTAACCTAGCCAAGGCCAATTTGTATCCCAAAAACGACCCTTATCTCAAGGAAAGTTTGCATCACGAAGTTGCCTAAGGCAAACAATTTCGATATACATGTCATTAATAGAGTAAGAAACTAATTACTGATCGAAACTATGGTAAATATCATTCTAGGACTTACCGGGGTGTTAATTCTGGCCATCTTCTTGATGTTGTTCAGAATACAGACGCTCGTGTCGATTGTCCAAGGAAAAGAAAAAGTAGGGATGGCCAACCGTATCAACGCCGCCCTAATGCTGATTGTACCCATCATAGGCTATGTGCTCTTTGCTTGGTACACCTCCAAAACAGCGTCAGATTTTATGCTTCCTGTAGCTTCTGAGCACGGCATGCAAACTGACTCACTGTTCTGGATATGTATGGTCATTATCTTGGCCATGTTCTTCATCACCAATACGGCTTTGTTTGTGTTTGCATACCGCTATCAATACCAAGAGGGTCGTCAGGCATCGTTCTTTCACGATAATACTCAGCTGGAGTTTATCTGGACGATTATCCCGGCTATCATCTTGACAGGTATGGTGCTTTATGGCAACAATGTTTGGTGGAAAATCATGACAGCTCCTCCCAAAGAGGCGAATGTACTCGAAATCATGGGACACCAATTTGCGTGGAAAGTACGCTACCCCGGCAAAGACCAAGCGCTAGGAAACTATAACTTCCGCTTGATTGATAATGTCAACGAAATGGGTATCGACTTTGAAGACAAGGCCTCTGAAGATGATTTCATGGTGGGCGAAATCCACATCCCTGTAGGCGAGCCAGTATTGTTCAAAATCCGTGCACGTGATGTGTTACACAGTGTCTTTGCCCCTCACTTCCGTCTCAAGATGGATGCCGTACCGGGCTATCCCACACAGTTTCACTTTGTCCCTACCAAAACTACAGCGCAGATGCGTACAGAAACTGGCAATCCTGACTTCAACTACGAGATTGCTTGTACTGAAATCTGTGGACGCGGACACTTCGCGATGAAGTTTATTGTGGTGGTTGAAGAGAAAGAAGAGTATGAAAAATGGTATGCTGCCCAAACACCTTTCTTGGAGCAAAACCCTGATTACAAAGGCAAGGGAATGTCTGAATATATCAAGAAAAATATTGCCGGTAAGCAAGCCCCTGCCAAAGAACTAGAAGCTAAGCCTGCGGCCAACACCGAAGTAGCTGAGCAAATAGTAAAAGCAGGTATCTAATAGAAGAATACTGAATCATTAAAATTTTACGGAAAAATGGCTGTTGAAACTACACACACTTCCGATGTACACCTGCATGACGACCATGCACACGAGCATCACGAAGATAACTTCATCACGAAGTATATCTTCAGCACAGACCATAAAATGATTGCCAAGCAATTCTTGATTACAGGTTTGTTCTGGGCTTTCATTGGTGGAGCGATGTCGGTTATTTTCCGCTTGCAGCTCGGCTTCCCCGAGATGCGGCTGGACTTCCTAAGCCCCATCATGGGCGGATGGCTTGACCCCAACACCGGTAAGCTTGACCCCAACTACTACCTAGCACTCGTAACAATGCACGGAACCATCATGGTATTCTTTGTATTGACAGCAGGCTTGAGCGGTACTTTCAGTAACTTCCTCATTCCGCTGCAAATCGGTGCACGCGATATGGCCTCAGGCTTCTTGAACATGCTGTCCTACTGGTTCTTCTTCTTGGCCAGTATGATTATGCTTGCTTCGTTGTTCCTCGAAACAGGCCCCGCTATGGGTGGTTGGGTGGTATACCCTCCGTTGAGCGCCTTGCCTCAAGCAATGCCTGGCTCCGGAGCAGGTATGACCTACTGGCTCATCGCAATGACTTTCTTTATTGTATCGTCATTGATGGGCGGTATCAACTACATCAGTACAGTGATTAACATGCGTACCAAGGGCTTGTCTTTTGCACGTCTGCCATTGACTATTTGGGCGTTTTTCTTGACAGCCATCATCGGCGTGTTGTCATTCCCTGTATTGTTTGCTGCTGCTTTGTTGTTGGTATTTGACCGCAGCTTTGGCACAAGCTTCTACTTGTCTGAAATTTATATCGGTGGCGAAGCCCTACACAACGTAGGCGGTAGCCCTGTTTTGTACCAACACTTGTTTTGGTTCTTAGGACACCCTGAGGTATACATTGTATTGTTGCCTGCATTGGGTATTACCTCTGAAATTATTGCTACCAATGCGCGTAAGCCTATTTTCGGCTACCGTGCGATGGTGGGTTCTATGATTGGTATTGCGGTATTGTCGTTCATCGTATGGGCACACCACATGTTTGTGTCAGGGATGAACCCATTCCTCGGGTCTATCTTTATGTTCTTGACCTTGATTATCGCAGTACCTTCTGCCGTAAAAGCATTTAACTATATCACTACACTCTGGAGAGGAAATATCATCTTTACACCGGCCATGTTGTTCTCTATTGGTCTGGTATCGGTGTTTATCTCTGGAGGGGTAACGGGTATTATCTTGGGTAATAACGCCCTCGATATCCAGCTACACGATACCTACTTTGTTGTAGCTCACTTCCACATCGTAATGGGTAGTGCATCTTTCTTCGGCTTTGTTGCTGGGGTTTACCACTGGTTCCCCAAGATGTATGGCCGTATGATGGATGAGACCTTAGGATACATCCACTTCTGGTTGACCTTTATCGGGGTGTATATGGTGTTCTTCCCAATGCACTACATCGGTATTGCAGGTTTCCCACGCCGTTACTACTCATTTACAGGTTTCGACACGTTCAGTACCTTTACCGACCTGAACGCC
This genomic window from Eisenibacter elegans DSM 3317 contains:
- a CDS encoding c-type cytochrome — encoded protein: MKTSNLLVCTIALIGLALSACSKDPNHPGQEFAPQMYVSGAYEPFTQVEANPANTIKGEALKHNLRPTVPNTIARRDNRNGVYGEDGRIKDLLWYANIPADDYERAAKELTNPLKPTDKVLADGKRLYTSYCAPCHGATGAGDGKVAERYKGVANLEGITKSNGHIFHVITHGKGRMWPHASLITPLDRWKIVHYVNQLQGVDAKTDEDKADDKQDGTEKADDKKEAETTNTVAQR
- a CDS encoding DUF3341 domain-containing protein, which codes for MADNSNKKFLVGIFNDENVLLKAVKQLKAKSVKIHDVYTPYPVHNLDIYLGYKRSRLSKAAFLFGATGTTLAILMQVYMLSIDWPMIVGGKNFVAAPTMVPVTFEFTVLCAALGMVGTFLISNGLGPGKQAFMFDPRSTDDKFVMAIEVGKNVLSETELEAALKEHGAEAVNTKEVLTKKH
- a CDS encoding cytochrome c oxidase subunit I, with protein sequence MAVETTHTSDVHLHDDHAHEHHEDNFITKYIFSTDHKMIAKQFLITGLFWAFIGGAMSVIFRLQLGFPEMRLDFLSPIMGGWLDPNTGKLDPNYYLALVTMHGTIMVFFVLTAGLSGTFSNFLIPLQIGARDMASGFLNMLSYWFFFLASMIMLASLFLETGPAMGGWVVYPPLSALPQAMPGSGAGMTYWLIAMTFFIVSSLMGGINYISTVINMRTKGLSFARLPLTIWAFFLTAIIGVLSFPVLFAAALLLVFDRSFGTSFYLSEIYIGGEALHNVGGSPVLYQHLFWFLGHPEVYIVLLPALGITSEIIATNARKPIFGYRAMVGSMIGIAVLSFIVWAHHMFVSGMNPFLGSIFMFLTLIIAVPSAVKAFNYITTLWRGNIIFTPAMLFSIGLVSVFISGGVTGIILGNNALDIQLHDTYFVVAHFHIVMGSASFFGFVAGVYHWFPKMYGRMMDETLGYIHFWLTFIGVYMVFFPMHYIGIAGFPRRYYSFTGFDTFSTFTDLNAFISVAAIITFSAQALFAFNFFYSMFRGRLAPANPWNSTTLEWTTPRFPGHGNWIGRIPYVYRWAYDYSKPNADKDGFTDFIPQHIPLSQTPSSNSAYENELKEIQEKDEVIVHEQKA
- the nrfD gene encoding NrfD/PsrC family molybdoenzyme membrane anchor subunit: MQVTSPIREPLVLRKDDEANPGKKRETTYADVTEDICRQVEAAPNPRWMLAMLISLTALAWGSYTLYRTWWFGIGEWGLNKTIGWAWDITNFVWWVGIGHAGTLISAILLLFRQKWRTSINRAAEAMTIFAVVCAGSFILMHMGRPWLAHWALPLPNTYGPLWVNFNSPLVWDVFAISTYLTVSLVFWYIGLIPDLATIRERAKAAGRPISAFVYGLLSFGWDGSAKTWARYEMVALVLAGLSTPLVLSVHTIVSFDFATSLIPGWHTTIFPPYFVAGAIFSGFAMVLTLMLITRYVFKLQPYITLAHIESMNKIILLTGSIVGIAYLTEFFIAWYSGVEYERYAFINRAFGPYWWAYWSMMTCNVISPQFFWFRSMRRNIYVTFGLSIVVNIGMWFERFVIIVTSLHRDFLPSSWTMFYPTYVDVGDYIFSFGLFFTLFFLFAKFLPMINMAEVKTVLASSNEAIREKGLIEVAEEAKVATNA
- a CDS encoding cytochrome c oxidase subunit II, with translation MVNIILGLTGVLILAIFLMLFRIQTLVSIVQGKEKVGMANRINAALMLIVPIIGYVLFAWYTSKTASDFMLPVASEHGMQTDSLFWICMVIILAMFFITNTALFVFAYRYQYQEGRQASFFHDNTQLEFIWTIIPAIILTGMVLYGNNVWWKIMTAPPKEANVLEIMGHQFAWKVRYPGKDQALGNYNFRLIDNVNEMGIDFEDKASEDDFMVGEIHIPVGEPVLFKIRARDVLHSVFAPHFRLKMDAVPGYPTQFHFVPTKTTAQMRTETGNPDFNYEIACTEICGRGHFAMKFIVVVEEKEEYEKWYAAQTPFLEQNPDYKGKGMSEYIKKNIAGKQAPAKELEAKPAANTEVAEQIVKAGI